Genomic window (Deltaproteobacteria bacterium):
ACCGCCGGTAGCAGGCGAGGCCTGCCGCGCCCGCCGGCACAGGCCTCTGGAAACCGCCAGCTTGTCGAAGGACCGGCGGCGGCCCCACTATAGCGGCCGTGATCGCCGACATTGCCATCGCGTTCCCGGCCGCCGTGCTGGCGGCCATCCTGCTCTGGCCGCTGAACGACCCGGTACGCGGCGGTCTCGCCGGAAAGTCGCTTCTCGTTCTGGCGGTCACGCTCGCCCTGGCCGCGCTGTTTACCCCGGCTTTCGACGGCTACCGGTCGGATCTCTGGGTCTATCTCGCCGTTTCTGAGCGGATCGCCGCGGGCGACTGGCTCCTGGGCCGCGAGCCTTTCCGGCTGGAACCTCCCGCCGGTCCCCACCACTCCGCCATCTGGATTCTGACCGGCCTCCTGAACCGGTGGCTGCACATTCCCGTACACACCCTGGCGAGGCTGGCCGGAATCCTCGGCATAGGTCTTGCCCTTTTCGCCGGATGGCGGCTGGCATCAGCGGCGCTCCCGGAGCGGCGCGCCCTGGCATCCGCCCTGTTCCTGCTTTCACTGAGTGGCCTGTGGGCGGCCATCGGCCTGAACCGTAACGTCGCCATCCCGCTGGCGATGCTCGCCGCGGCCGAAACCCTGAAACCCTCCGGGCGCTTCCCGCTCGCCTCGCTCTGGATCGCGCTCGCCTTCTGGGTCCATTTCTTTGGCGGACTTCTTGCCTGCGGGGCGTTTGCGCTCGCCGTCATGGCCGCCAGTAACGGCCCGCCGCCATTTCCCTGGAAACGCCATCTCCTTGCACTAGCTGCTGGACTGACCGGCGCGCTGCCACCGCTTGCCTACCATCTCTCCAATGCAGGAACGCCTGTGCTGAACCCCGACTATCTCTGGGGGCCCGGCCAGTTCACGTGGAACGGGCTCCGCCTGCTGAACCCGCTGCAACTTCTCCGCGAGATTCCGCCCACGCTGCTGGTCCTGGGAATGGCGGGGCTTCTCACCTCCCGGTGGAGCGGACCGCTCCTGCCATCCGGCCTCAGGCTTTCCCGGTATGGAAGCGCCGCCGTGGCCCTCCTGCTGCTCACCCCGCTCTACCATCTGTTCTCGGAGCACTTGGGCGGCTGGCTCGCCCTGAGAACCGTTCCGCTCGCCTTTCTGTGGCTCCCGGCCGCGGCGGCCATTGCCACGCTTACCCGGCCGGAACAGGGACTCCCGGCGAGACTGGCCGCCACCCTTCTCGCCGCCTGCATCTTCTGGCAGGGGGCGGCCCGGGTGGTGCGGGATTTCCGGCACGACGGCCTTCACTTCCCCTTTTCCGCCGGGGCGCAGGCAGAAGCCCGGTCATTCAGGCCCCTTCTGGAAGGACGTCACTACCTGTCGATCGAGGGTATCGCCTACGCCCTCGCCGCCCCCACGCTTGGCCATCCGGCCGCCGTGACACCCGGCCGCGCCTCGCCCTTTCATCCCTGGAAGCGCCGGGCCGCCGATCTCTCGATGGCCTTCTCTGCGAACAGCGTCGCCTGCTGGGCGGAGTTTTTCCGCCGCCATCCGGAGACAGAGTATCTCGTCACTCCGTCGCCGGAAGCGGCGGTCGAGAGGCAGCTCTGGAATGAACTCCTGCCGGGGATATCGCCGGAATCGGTGCGCGAAAAGTTCATGGAGCCGGGTGCACTGGATCCGGCGGCCGAGGGCCGCTGGTTCATCGTGGACCGGATTGATACCGGCCGGATCGTGACCGCGGAGAGCGGAACGTGCGCCGCACTGCAGGCTGAATGAGTTTCCGGGGAGAAAACATGGAGGCGGCTATCGGATTCGAACCGATGGATGACGGTTTTGCAAACCGTTCCCTTAACCACTTGGGTAAGCCGCCCCGGAGCGGAGAACTGTCTTAGCGGCTGGGCCGGGGGCAAGACAAGGGACACCGTACTTCAGGATTCAGGGCGCCGCGAGCTCGGCCGTGGCGGTTTCCTCCAGCGTGTCGAGATCGAAAGCCGATAAGAGTTCGGGCAAGGCGGCAATACTTATAGTCTCTGTATTCCTATACTGCTTCTTCCTACAGTTTCTGCGTGCCTGCTCCGCAACAGGTTCTTGGTAAACGGATCCGCCATCTTCGCGAGCAGCGGGGTTGGACGCAGGAAGACCTTGGCCGCAAGGCCCGAAAACACCCCACTTATATTGGCGGGATTGAGCGTGGTGAACGGAATGCAACCGTTCAGGTTCTTGCGGATATTTCCAAGGCGCTCGGAATCAGCATCGCTGATCTGTTTACAGGGGATTCAGGCCAGTGAGTCCTCCACATCCGATCGAAAGATTTTTCAATGCGAGTGCCGACGATATCATGTCGGCAATCGAGCACGGTTTTCGTGCACAAGTAGACGTTAAGGGAAAGCTTGCGGAACTGTTTCTGCACCGACAGCTGTGTGCTCTTGAAACTGGCGGCACAATTTCCAGACTCCAATGGCTCGATAGAGACAATCAGCCGGATTTTATATTTACCGCTCGCCAACATAC
Coding sequences:
- a CDS encoding helix-turn-helix transcriptional regulator; the encoded protein is MPAPQQVLGKRIRHLREQRGWTQEDLGRKARKHPTYIGGIERGERNATVQVLADISKALGISIADLFTGDSGQ